The Amylolactobacillus amylophilus DSM 20533 = JCM 1125 genome contains a region encoding:
- a CDS encoding L,D-transpeptidase family protein produces MATRKSARHAARKSTKKYYFLGAVLGILAILYVGFGVFYGSHFMSGTKAYGVELSGLTQKSAEQKVKDKLANKKFVLRDKKEQVAVATAASLGIKQNYQKLISDKLAAQNPWTFNKGIEEVQAEDDTAFDQDKVNQFVNSLFPQINKNRTVTTDASIKNQNGKFTLVKEVQGNNFSEDQVRAAVSEAVQKGQSNIQLKDYYVKPKLTTKSRDLKEAITKLDKMAQVTVTYQLAGHTIQVPQSTVKTWSVYSDGKVSVNQNALGQYLASLNSQYATFGSTRSFHSTKRGVVQISTGLYGWSINIAAEAAQLTADLLATKNVSRTPAIQGSGYHKDGTDIGNTYVEVDKVNQHMWVYVDGVEQISTDVVTGKPGQDTPVGVYNVWAKQRNATLRGNNDDGTKYASPVSYWMPIDDNGVGIHDSPWQPKYGGDWYLAHGSHGCINTPPATMAKLYNIVAIGTPVIVF; encoded by the coding sequence ATGGCAACAAGGAAAAGTGCACGACACGCAGCACGAAAGAGCACCAAGAAGTACTATTTTCTTGGTGCGGTCCTTGGTATTCTCGCGATTTTATATGTTGGCTTTGGTGTCTTCTATGGCAGCCACTTCATGTCGGGGACAAAGGCCTATGGTGTGGAGCTCAGCGGGTTGACACAGAAGTCTGCCGAGCAAAAGGTCAAAGATAAGCTAGCCAATAAAAAATTTGTTTTGCGCGACAAAAAAGAGCAGGTAGCGGTGGCAACGGCTGCTTCTCTTGGTATCAAACAGAACTACCAGAAGCTAATCAGTGATAAGTTAGCTGCGCAGAATCCATGGACTTTTAACAAGGGGATTGAGGAGGTTCAGGCTGAAGACGACACGGCGTTTGATCAGGACAAGGTTAACCAGTTCGTTAATTCGCTGTTCCCCCAGATCAATAAGAACAGAACGGTCACAACCGACGCTTCCATTAAGAATCAGAACGGTAAATTTACCTTGGTTAAGGAAGTTCAGGGTAATAATTTCAGCGAAGATCAGGTGAGAGCAGCGGTTTCAGAGGCCGTCCAGAAGGGACAAAGTAATATTCAATTGAAGGATTACTATGTCAAACCGAAGCTTACAACGAAGAGCAGAGATCTAAAGGAAGCCATCACGAAACTAGATAAGATGGCCCAGGTAACAGTAACCTACCAGTTGGCGGGTCATACCATTCAGGTGCCACAGTCAACAGTAAAAACTTGGAGCGTCTACAGCGATGGTAAGGTGAGTGTGAACCAGAATGCGTTAGGGCAGTACCTCGCAAGCTTGAACAGCCAGTATGCGACCTTCGGCTCAACACGTTCGTTCCACTCTACCAAGCGAGGCGTGGTCCAGATTTCAACAGGTCTTTATGGTTGGAGTATCAATATCGCAGCTGAGGCAGCACAATTGACTGCCGATCTATTGGCTACAAAGAACGTCAGCCGGACGCCAGCAATCCAAGGATCTGGCTATCACAAGGACGGAACCGATATCGGTAATACCTATGTCGAGGTCGATAAGGTTAACCAACACATGTGGGTCTATGTTGATGGTGTTGAACAGATCTCTACAGACGTTGTAACTGGTAAGCCGGGTCAGGATACGCCCGTCGGTGTCTATAATGTCTGGGCGAAGCAAAGAAATGCCACGCTTCGTGGTAACAATGATGATGGCACCAAGTATGCATCACCGGTCAGCTACTGGATGCCGATCGACGATAATGGTGTGGGAATTCATGATTCACCATGGCAGCCCAAGTACGGCGGGGACTGGTACTTAGCTCACGGATCACACGGCTGTATTAACACGCCGCCCGCAACAATGGCTAAGCTCTATAATATCGTCGCGATTGGTACGCCCGTAATCGTGTTTTAG
- a CDS encoding response regulator transcription factor, giving the protein MKILVVDDDKEIVELLSIYLNNEGYEPVAAYSGKEAITKLATMSDISLMILDIMMPHMTGIDVIKEVRKDSEIPIIVVSAKTGDMDKIQGLITGADDYVIKPFNPLEVMARVKSLLRRSQKQVTNDEPDILEVGPLIINRDSHEVTTLTGTKIQLTALEFGILYLLASHPNRVFSADEIFERVWQQESVVSAKTVMVHVSHLRDKIEDATEGEKVIETVWGVGYKVEV; this is encoded by the coding sequence ATGAAAATTTTAGTTGTTGATGATGATAAAGAAATTGTTGAATTACTCAGTATCTATCTAAATAACGAGGGCTACGAACCGGTGGCGGCATATTCAGGTAAGGAAGCAATCACAAAGTTGGCCACCATGAGTGACATCTCGCTGATGATTCTCGATATCATGATGCCCCACATGACGGGAATTGACGTGATCAAGGAAGTACGTAAGGACTCCGAGATTCCAATTATTGTGGTCTCCGCTAAGACCGGCGATATGGATAAGATTCAGGGGCTAATTACAGGAGCCGACGACTACGTGATTAAGCCATTTAACCCATTAGAAGTGATGGCTCGGGTCAAATCGCTTTTGCGTCGAAGCCAAAAGCAGGTGACGAATGACGAGCCGGATATCCTAGAGGTGGGCCCGCTGATTATCAACCGGGACTCCCATGAGGTGACCACTTTGACCGGCACTAAAATTCAGCTGACTGCTCTCGAATTTGGGATCTTGTATCTACTTGCTAGTCACCCTAACCGGGTCTTCTCGGCAGACGAGATTTTCGAACGGGTCTGGCAGCAAGAGAGCGTGGTCTCGGCAAAGACTGTCATGGTTCATGTAAGCCATCTGCGGGACAAAATTGAGGATGCTACAGAGGGTGAGAAAGTGATCGAAACTGTCTGGGGCGTGGGTTACAAAGTGGAGGTTTAA